The following proteins come from a genomic window of Megalobrama amblycephala isolate DHTTF-2021 linkage group LG1, ASM1881202v1, whole genome shotgun sequence:
- the pmp22a gene encoding peripheral myelin protein 22a isoform X3: MLAILLATLVLHLTDLIILFVSTCANAWRRHGDASYDLWYDCTQNNGGYQCSGTNDADWLQAVQALMVLATIFCLISFIIFLCQLFTLVKGGRFFFTAVFQVLASLFVMSGAIIYTVMSPGWKDDNENYGYAFVLAWLAFPLTLISGFIYIVLRKKE, translated from the exons ATGCTGGCCATTCTGCTCGCAACGTTAGTCTTACATCTGACAGATCTTATCATTCTCTTCGTTTCCACATGTGCTAAT gctTGGAGAAGACATGGAGATGCAAGTTATGACCTCTGGTATGACTGCACACAAAATAATGGAGGTTATCAATGCAGTGGGACTAATGATGCAG ACTGGCTTCAAGCAGTGCAGGCGCTCATGGTTCTCGCCACCATTTTCTGCCTGATCTCCTTCATCATCTTCCTCTGCCAGCTCTTCACTCTCGTAAAGGGAGGTCGCTTCTTTTTCACGGCTGTCTTCCAGGTCCTCGCCA GTCTGTTCGTGATGAGTGGGGCCATCATCTACACAGTGATGAGTCCAGGGTGGAAAGATGACAATGAGAATTACGGATACGCCTTCGTCCTGGCCTGGCTGGCGTTCCCTCTCACACTCATCAGTGGCTTCATTTACATTGTCCTGAGGAAAAAAGAATGA
- the pmp22a gene encoding peripheral myelin protein 22a isoform X1, with protein MGSMEGLQEDIKRRVSLQTRPKMLAILLATLVLHLTDLIILFVSTCANAWRRHGDASYDLWYDCTQNNGGYQCSGTNDADWLQAVQALMVLATIFCLISFIIFLCQLFTLVKGGRFFFTAVFQVLASLFVMSGAIIYTVMSPGWKDDNENYGYAFVLAWLAFPLTLISGFIYIVLRKKE; from the exons ACGAGACCCAAAATGCTGGCCATTCTGCTCGCAACGTTAGTCTTACATCTGACAGATCTTATCATTCTCTTCGTTTCCACATGTGCTAAT gctTGGAGAAGACATGGAGATGCAAGTTATGACCTCTGGTATGACTGCACACAAAATAATGGAGGTTATCAATGCAGTGGGACTAATGATGCAG ACTGGCTTCAAGCAGTGCAGGCGCTCATGGTTCTCGCCACCATTTTCTGCCTGATCTCCTTCATCATCTTCCTCTGCCAGCTCTTCACTCTCGTAAAGGGAGGTCGCTTCTTTTTCACGGCTGTCTTCCAGGTCCTCGCCA GTCTGTTCGTGATGAGTGGGGCCATCATCTACACAGTGATGAGTCCAGGGTGGAAAGATGACAATGAGAATTACGGATACGCCTTCGTCCTGGCCTGGCTGGCGTTCCCTCTCACACTCATCAGTGGCTTCATTTACATTGTCCTGAGGAAAAAAGAATGA
- the pmp22a gene encoding peripheral myelin protein 22a isoform X2, which translates to MADKVDRATRPKMLAILLATLVLHLTDLIILFVSTCANAWRRHGDASYDLWYDCTQNNGGYQCSGTNDADWLQAVQALMVLATIFCLISFIIFLCQLFTLVKGGRFFFTAVFQVLASLFVMSGAIIYTVMSPGWKDDNENYGYAFVLAWLAFPLTLISGFIYIVLRKKE; encoded by the exons ACGAGACCCAAAATGCTGGCCATTCTGCTCGCAACGTTAGTCTTACATCTGACAGATCTTATCATTCTCTTCGTTTCCACATGTGCTAAT gctTGGAGAAGACATGGAGATGCAAGTTATGACCTCTGGTATGACTGCACACAAAATAATGGAGGTTATCAATGCAGTGGGACTAATGATGCAG ACTGGCTTCAAGCAGTGCAGGCGCTCATGGTTCTCGCCACCATTTTCTGCCTGATCTCCTTCATCATCTTCCTCTGCCAGCTCTTCACTCTCGTAAAGGGAGGTCGCTTCTTTTTCACGGCTGTCTTCCAGGTCCTCGCCA GTCTGTTCGTGATGAGTGGGGCCATCATCTACACAGTGATGAGTCCAGGGTGGAAAGATGACAATGAGAATTACGGATACGCCTTCGTCCTGGCCTGGCTGGCGTTCCCTCTCACACTCATCAGTGGCTTCATTTACATTGTCCTGAGGAAAAAAGAATGA